GCCTGAAGCACGAATTCGTACTGGTCGCCCTGCCGCGAGACGATGAGTCCGCATTTGCGCGGCAGCTTCCCGGCCGCGATCGCCCGACGGCTCTCGGCGAGCTGCGCGGGTCCGTCGGAGGTGATCATGTCCTTGCCGAACTCCGCCCATGGGCATTCCAGCATGAGCTGCTTGACGATGACGACTGAAGCGTCCGTCTGATCGGACAGCGTGATCGTGTCCGAGCGCTCCGCGAGCGAATACCACAGCCACAACATGAACTCATTGCCGAGGAAGTCGCGATTGGCGTCGTCCTGGGCGGTCCAATAGACCGCGATGTGACCGTTGCCGCTGGGGTGGGCCACAAGTTTGGCCGGCGTCATCGTTTCCAGCCGCCGTCCGACGCCCGCCTCCTCCGCCCAGCGATATCCCAGCCGACCCGCCGAAACGCGCTCGATCCGCCGGTCAAAGGTCTCCTTGAAGAGCGGGGCGAGGTGCTCGAAAACAGCCGGCTGCGTCGAACCGACGTAGAGCGTGTCGCTACGCGTGTCCCAGAGGATCGGGATTTGCCGCATCCGGTGATACCGCCCCTGCGAAACTTCCTGTGCGGCCCGGCGCTTGGCGGCATCCATGGCCTGCTGCTTGAGCTTGCCGAAGCCCTTGCCGTTGCCGATATGCTTCTCGCGCAGGGCGTCGAGTTCCTGCTGGACGTAGGCGTGGAGCAACTCCGGCGGGACGCGGCTGCCGTCGATCCGCAGGCCGAAGTGCAGGCAGTCGAGAATCACGTTTTTCTCGATGTCGAACTCGCGGTCGAGCACGTGCCGCCCGCCGACCCACCCGACATCCTCGCCCGTCGATCGCGCCGTCCGCTGGCTGCCGATGACATGCTCCCGCAGTTTGTCGAGCAGCTTGTCCTCCAGCCGCTTGGGGGAACCGCCGGCCACGTGATAACGAGAAAAACTGACCGCACCGCCCAGAAATGGCATCGCTCGCCCTCTCTTTCGTTCGTTGAAACAAAAACGGCGGTGAGACTGCCGCCGCGCGTCGGGCATGGTAGAATCCCCTTGTTGTCGGCGTCAACGCGGGCGACTGCGAGGTCGGCGACGTGGCGGCGCTAACTCGCGTAGCGAGTGCTGGTAACGCCGAAAAAGAAAAACTATTCACAACCCAGAGGCCATCATGCACGCTCGTATCGCCGGATTTGCCCTCCTTGCTTTGTTGGAGTGTCTTATCTTTGGCACTGCCGCCGTGGCCGAACCGCGCGCGGATGCCGAGGCAGCGCTGCCCCCCGAGACCGCCGCCGCCGTTCAGCGCTCCATCGACCGCGGTTTGGCTTTTCTGCGCAGCGCGCAGGATTCCGACGGCGGTTGGGGCAGCGACTTCGGCCCCGCCGTCGCCGCGATCGCCGCGCAGGCGTTCGTTCAGGATCGGGCCCACGGCCCGACCAGCCCCGTCGTCCGCCGCGCCCTCGCGTACATCCAGAAATTCGAGCAGACCGACGGGGGCATCTACGAGCGGCAGAAAAACCTTGCCAACTATCAGACCTCCGTTGTACTCATGTTCCTCGCCTCACTCGACGATCCGGATCAACGGGCGCGAATCGCCAGGAGCCAGGCGTTTCTCGGCAAGCTGCAATATGATGACGCCGAGTCCATCGACCGCGACCACTCCTGGTTCGGCGGGGCGGGCTACAACGAGACCAAGCGCCCCGACTTGTCCAACACGCAGATGATGCTCGAGGCCCTGCACCAGAGCGGTTTGTCGCCCGATGATCCGGTCTATCAACGCGCGCTCGTCTTCGTCTCGCGCAGCCAGATGAACGGGAAAACGAATGACCGGGCGTTCGCCAAGGGCGCCAGCGATGGCGGTTTCATCTACAGTCCCAACGATCCGGGAGAATCCAAGGCCAGCCCCCAGGCCCCCGAGGCGACCGGCCCGCTCCGTTCCTACGGCTCAATGACCTACGCGGGCTTCAAGAGCCTGCTTTATTGCGACGTCTCGCGCGACGACGAGCGGATCAAGGCCGCCTACGAGTGGATCCGGCAGAACTACGAGTTGGACAAGAACCCGGGGATGCCCGGCAAGCAGGCCGCCGAGGGCCTGTATTATTATTACCATGTGTTCGCCCGCGCCTTGTACGCATGGGGCGATCCCGTGGTAATCGACGCACGTGGCACACCGCACAACTGGCGAATCGATCTGGCCAAGAAGGTCATTTCGCTTCAGCGCCCCGACGGAAGTTGGATCAACGAGCGCGATCGCTGGCTGGAGGGCGATTCGAAATACGTGACGGCGCTGACGATACAGACGCTGCAAACGGTGATCAGGTAGGGCGGGCTCAGCCCGCCGCGACAGCGTGGATTTTACGATCGGCGGGTCAAACCCGCCCTACGGAAACAGGTCAAGGGAACAGGGACAAACGCAATGAACAGTTGGATCAAGATCTTCGCCGTCGGCTGCGGCCTTTGCTTTTTCGTTGTCGGCATGGCCTGTGAGCGCAAGCCGGCACAGCCCGCCAAAACTCCGCCGCCTACCGCGCCGACCGCCGCGCCCGCGCCGGGCAACGACATGAAGGGCCTGGCCGAGTTTCTGAACAAGGACGGCTCTACCGGCGGCTCAACGGCGATGAATTCGGCCCAGAAGAGTCCCAGCGGCGCGCTTCCGCCCGGCCACCCACCGCTCGGCGGCGCGACCACGACGCAACCGGCCGACGGTGGCCTTCCGCCAGGGCACCCGCCGCTCGGCGCCGGTCAGCCGATGATGCCGCCAGGCGACGAAGGCGTCGTGCCACTCAAATACGACGCCCCGGCGGAATGGAAGAGTCAGACGCCCTCGAGTGCCATGCGCAAGGCGCAATTCCTCCTCCCCCGCGCCGCCGACGACAAGGAGGACGGTCAGATGATCGTTTTCCAATTCGGCAAGGGTCAGGGCGGGGCGGTCGAGATGAACATCCAGCGCTGGGTCGGCATGTTCACGACCAAGGACGGTCAGCCGGTCGGGAATGACGGCGTGAAGCGCGAGACCCGCGAAGTCAACGGCCTGAAGGTGACGACACTCGACGTCGCGGGCAATTTCGCCGACGCCATGATGGGCATGAGTACTGGGGCGCCCAAGGAGAACTATCGGATGCTCGCAGCCATCATCGAGACCCCCGACGGCCCGTGGTTTTTCAAGGGCGTCGGTCCGAATGCGACGATGGACTCGCATCGGGAGGGTTTTATCAAAATGCTCGATACGATTAAGCGTTGATTACGCAATTGCAATCTCGAGCGTCTGCGCCGCCCGCAGGTGCCCGCCCCGATGTGAGTTGAGAGCGGGATCAGACCTGGACTGCGTGACTTCATGCGCCATCACTCGCATCTTCGGGTTCTTCAGTTACTGGGTAGGTGTGGTACACAATGACGTCTTTGTCGATAAGCGCCTGTTCGTAGTATTGCAGATGGGGAGAATCCGCTTCGTAGGAATCACGATCGTCGGCTAAGGCATACTCCGGATCGCCAACGATCCAACCGTCGGCACGAATCAGTTCCTGTGCTTTTTCTTTCGCCATATCGAGCGAATCCGCATCGATCCAACAATCGGCAATAGTGCCAGCAACATCATTCGTTTCCGGATGTTGACGGGTCGGTGTCGCTTCGAACTGTAGAAAGAAGATCATGGCCCATTGCGACTAAACCGCCGCGCAGACTTTTTTCGCCGCATCCGTCAAATCCGCCGCGGGGAGCAGCTGCGGGATCTTCGCCTCGGCGAGCATCTTGCGGGCGATGTCGACATTGGTGCCCTCCAATCGCACGACGACCGGTACCTTGAAGCCGACTTCCTGGGCCGCGTGGATCAGGGCGTCGGCGATCACGTCGCACTTGGCGATGCCGCCGAAGATGTTGACGAGGATCCCCTTGACCTTGGGGTCGCTGAGGATGATGCGAAAGGCCTCGACCGCCCCGTCCTTGGTGACGCTGCCGCCGACGTCGAGAAAATTCGCCGGCTCGCCGCCGTGCAGCTTGATGATGTCCATCGTGCTCATCGCCAGGCCGGCCCCGTTGACCAGGCAGCCGATGTTGCCGTCGAGGGCGATGTACGTCAGGTTGTGTTTCGACGCGCGAATCTCGTTGGGGTTCTCCTCCGTGGGGTCGAACATCTCGGCGACGTCCGCGTGGCGGAACAGGGCGTTGTCGTCGAAGGTGAACTTCGCGTCGATCGCCAAAATCCGCCCCGGCTGACCGCCCGCCTCCTTCGTGAGGACGAGGGGGTTGACCTCGGCGAGGCTGCAATCCCTCTCGACGAAGATCTTCGCCAGCGACGCCATTGTCGCCGACGCCTGCTTGGCCAGTTCGCCTTCCAAGCCCAGCGCCGCCGTCAGACGCCGCAGTTGATACGGCAGCAAGCCCATGTGCGGGTGCAGCCATTCCTTCACGATCGCGTCGGGGTTTCGCGCGGCGACTTCTTCGATCTCCACGCCGCCCTCGCGCGAGACCATCATGACCGGGCAGCCCTTCGCCCGATCGATGACCATGCCGACGTAGAACTCCTTGTCGATCTCGACGGCCGGGGCGAGCAGGAGCTTCCGCACCTTCACCCCCTGCGGGCCGGTCTGCTTGGAGATCATCGGCTCGGCGAGCATCCGCTTGGCGTTTTTCTCGATCTCAGCAGGATCATCGGACAGGATGACGTAGCCCGCCTTGCCGCGTCCACCGGCGTGGACCTGCGCCTTGAGGACGAGCCTGCCACCGCCGAGGGCTTTAATTGCCGTCCGGGCCTGCTCGGGCGAATCGATGACCTCAAACTTCGGGACCGGCGCCCCCGCCTTCTGCAAAAGCTGCCGGGCCTGGTATTCGTGAACTTTCATGGTGCCATCTCCCAGGAGCGTATCGACGCCCAAGTTGTCAATCGTCGCCGATATGCTAACGGCGGAACCCTTACAAACCAAACATCCCCGCCGCTCGCTCCGTAATCCGCAAGCCCGTTCTCAGTTCAACCGATCTCCTCTATACTGCAATGCTGCGCCAACCGAAGTTACGCACCTTGGATGACTTGAGGAATTGACGATGGCAAAGTTTCTGGGGCGAATCGAGTTTCCCTGCACGATCGAGCTGGGCCGCGGTCTGGAGGGCGCGATCACCAACATCACCAAGATCGGCTACGTCAACGGCGAGGAAGGCAAGCTGATCTATCGCGGCTACTCGATCGAAGATCTGAGTGACCATTGCACCTTCGAAGAGGTCGCCTACCTGCTGATCTTCGGCAAGCTCCCCAGCCGTGCCGAGCTTCAGACCTTCGAGGCCCGGCTCCGCAAGGTCGGCCCACTTCCTGCATCGGTCAAAAAACTGCTCGATTCGCTGCCAGCCGACGCCCACCCCATGAACATTCTGCAATCCGCCGTAGCGACGCTCGGCTGCTACGACAAGGATGCCGCCGAAGTGACGCACCACCTCTCCAACACGGCCGATGCGTTGCCCAAGGAGACGGAGGTCGCCGTCCGCATCCTCTCCCTGATGAGCGCCCTCGGCGCCGCCGTCGCCCGCAAGCGGCGCGGTCTGCCGCTCATCGACCCCGATCCCAATCTCTCCTTCACCGCCAACTACCTCTACATGATGAGCGGCCAAAAGCCCGACGAAGTGACCGAGCGGACGATGGACGTCTGCATGATCCTCCAGGCCGACCACGGCATGAACGCGTCGACGTTCACGGCCATGGTCGTGCACAGCTCGCTCTCGGATATGTACTCGACGATCGCCGCCGCCATCGGCTCGCTGCGCGGCCCCCTGCACGGCGGGGCCAACGAAGCCGCGCTCGACGACCTCGAGGCCATCGGCGGCCCCGACAAAGCCAAGGCGTGGGTGCAGGACCGCTTCGCACGGGGCGAGAAGATCGTCGGCTTCGGCCATCGCGTGTACAAGGCGTATGACCCGCGGGCGACGGTCCTCAAGAAACATGCCGAGGCCTTGTGCAAGAAACTCGGCGAAGAGAATCTTTATCGCACCGCCGCCGCCGTTGAAGACGAAGTCCTCGCCGCCATGCAGGCCAAGGGCAAGCCCATCTATCCCAACGTCGATTTCTACTCCGGTCTCGTCTACCACTGCCTCGGCTTCGAAGCCCCGATCTTTCCGGTCATCTTCGCCGTCTCGCGAACCGCCGGTTGGGTCGCGCGCGTATTGGAGTATCTCCCGGAAAATCGCATATTCCGCCCGCGCGCGGTCTACAACGGCACGCTCGACGACAAGGTGCCATCGATCGATCAGCGTTAGCCGCGCTCCACACCGCTTAAAGATGATTTCGGATAGACCCCGCATTTTCCCCCAAACGCAAGGGGAATGAGCGCCGCGTCACGTCACTTTCACGCTGCATTCAGATTCGCTGGATACGCTCTTGATGGATGACAACGTCGCCGATCCCGGCGCGCCGGGACCCGCCAAAGGGGGTGTGCCTTTGACCGCCTGCCTGAGTCTCAGCCATGACTTGTTCGCTCCGCCCTCCTCGCTTTACAAGCGCTTTCAGGACGTCCGCCGCTTCACGGCGGAACTCTGCGCCCCGTTGATCCCCGAGGACTTCGTCCTTCAGTCGATGCCGGAGGCGAGCCCGACGCGCTGGCATCTTGCCCATACGGCGTGGTTCTTTGAGACTTTTTTTCTCCCGAAGGCGATGCCCGCCTACCGTCCGTACCACCCGCACTACAACTATCTCTTCAACTCGTACTACCACGGCGCGGGGCCGCAGTTTTCCCGGGCACAGCGCGGTCTGCTGTCGCGCCCCAGCGTCTCCGAGGTATTCGCCTATCGCGACTATGTCGATTGGCAGATGAATGTCTTCCTGCAGGAGGCGAGCGCCGAAGACCACGATCCCTCGCTCTCGACCATCCTCGAACTGGGGCTTCACCACGAACAGCAACATCAGGAACTCATCCTGACGGATCTCAAGCACGCTTTCTCCTGCAACCCCCTGTGCCCCATCTACCATAAGGACACCAGCACCTCCGAGGCTCGTCCCACCGCGCCGATGGGCTGGATGCGCTTTGGCGAAGGCCTGTACGACATCGGACACGCCGGCGACGAATTCTGCTTTGACCACGAACGACCTCGCCACTCCACCTGGGTTCCGTCGTTTCAACTCGCCACTCGGCTCGTGACCAACGCGGAGTTCGCGGAATTCCTTGACGACGACGGTTATCGCCGGCCGGAACTCTGGCTCTCCGACGGGTGGACCCTCGCCCAGCAGGAAGGCTGGAACGCCCCGCTCTACTGGCGCCGCCATGATGACGGTTGGCGCCACTTCACCCTTTCCGGTCTCCGCGAAGTCGCTCCCGACGAGCCGGTCTGCCACGTGAGTTTCTACGAAGCCGACGCCTACGCACGCTGGGCCGAGGCGCGCCTGCCCACCGAAGCCGAGTGGGAGGTGGCGTCGGAAAGCGTCGACGTCGCCGGCAATTTCGTCGAGAACGGCCGCTTTCACCCCGGTCCGGCC
This portion of the Phycisphaerae bacterium genome encodes:
- the sucC gene encoding ADP-forming succinate--CoA ligase subunit beta, with product MKVHEYQARQLLQKAGAPVPKFEVIDSPEQARTAIKALGGGRLVLKAQVHAGGRGKAGYVILSDDPAEIEKNAKRMLAEPMISKQTGPQGVKVRKLLLAPAVEIDKEFYVGMVIDRAKGCPVMMVSREGGVEIEEVAARNPDAIVKEWLHPHMGLLPYQLRRLTAALGLEGELAKQASATMASLAKIFVERDCSLAEVNPLVLTKEAGGQPGRILAIDAKFTFDDNALFRHADVAEMFDPTEENPNEIRASKHNLTYIALDGNIGCLVNGAGLAMSTMDIIKLHGGEPANFLDVGGSVTKDGAVEAFRIILSDPKVKGILVNIFGGIAKCDVIADALIHAAQEVGFKVPVVVRLEGTNVDIARKMLAEAKIPQLLPAADLTDAAKKVCAAV
- a CDS encoding citrate synthase/methylcitrate synthase, coding for MAKFLGRIEFPCTIELGRGLEGAITNITKIGYVNGEEGKLIYRGYSIEDLSDHCTFEEVAYLLIFGKLPSRAELQTFEARLRKVGPLPASVKKLLDSLPADAHPMNILQSAVATLGCYDKDAAEVTHHLSNTADALPKETEVAVRILSLMSALGAAVARKRRGLPLIDPDPNLSFTANYLYMMSGQKPDEVTERTMDVCMILQADHGMNASTFTAMVVHSSLSDMYSTIAAAIGSLRGPLHGGANEAALDDLEAIGGPDKAKAWVQDRFARGEKIVGFGHRVYKAYDPRATVLKKHAEALCKKLGEENLYRTAAAVEDEVLAAMQAKGKPIYPNVDFYSGLVYHCLGFEAPIFPVIFAVSRTAGWVARVLEYLPENRIFRPRAVYNGTLDDKVPSIDQR
- the egtB gene encoding ergothioneine biosynthesis protein EgtB produces the protein MDDNVADPGAPGPAKGGVPLTACLSLSHDLFAPPSSLYKRFQDVRRFTAELCAPLIPEDFVLQSMPEASPTRWHLAHTAWFFETFFLPKAMPAYRPYHPHYNYLFNSYYHGAGPQFSRAQRGLLSRPSVSEVFAYRDYVDWQMNVFLQEASAEDHDPSLSTILELGLHHEQQHQELILTDLKHAFSCNPLCPIYHKDTSTSEARPTAPMGWMRFGEGLYDIGHAGDEFCFDHERPRHSTWVPSFQLATRLVTNAEFAEFLDDDGYRRPELWLSDGWTLAQQEGWNAPLYWRRHDDGWRHFTLSGLREVAPDEPVCHVSFYEADAYARWAEARLPTEAEWEVASESVDVAGNFVENGRFHPGPAGDTETRPWALPMLQQMFGDAWEWTASSYAPYPGYRPAEGVLGEYNGKFMCNQFVLRGGSCVTPASHIRRTYRNFFPPAARWQFTGIRLAR